Proteins encoded by one window of Pseudonocardia alni:
- a CDS encoding acyl-CoA thioesterase, with the protein MASFEFPVRVRYHEVDAQGVVFNAWYLAWFDEAMTEFLESRGLTYRAMLDAGYDVQLVHTELDWRAGVGWGEDVVVAVSTARIGRTSFALDFQVRALDDAGERIVTCDCRTVYVVIAVDGSGKQEVPALILNALGDPEPLMPLRP; encoded by the coding sequence ATGGCGAGCTTCGAGTTCCCGGTCCGGGTGCGCTACCACGAGGTCGACGCCCAGGGGGTCGTCTTCAACGCCTGGTACCTGGCCTGGTTCGACGAGGCGATGACCGAGTTCCTCGAGTCCCGCGGCCTCACCTACCGGGCGATGCTCGACGCCGGTTACGACGTCCAGCTCGTCCACACCGAGCTCGACTGGCGGGCCGGGGTCGGGTGGGGCGAGGACGTCGTCGTCGCGGTGTCGACGGCGCGGATCGGCCGGACCAGCTTCGCGCTCGACTTCCAGGTCCGCGCCCTCGACGACGCGGGCGAGCGCATCGTCACCTGCGACTGCCGCACCGTCTACGTGGTCATCGCCGTCGACGGCAGCGGCAAGCAGGAGGTGCCGGCGCTGATCCTGAACGCGCTCGGCGACCCCGAGCCGCTGATGCCGCTGCGCCCCTGA
- a CDS encoding MerR family transcriptional regulator: MSAAIDGSAMSPTPDDGDLLTVDQLAERTGMSVRTIRFYASKGLIPAPRLRGRTGLYDAAHRARLELIGELTGLGFTLAAIERQLERVPLETAPEELALQRALLTPWLPEVDEELDRAGLDRRAGRRLSDDDVTTLERLGALTRLPGDGPATVRLHGAVALGSALEALDSGLPPELWKRSHDLIERHTAALAEDLMTLFQDEVLQPYRDRGRPADERRRLAAAFSRLKPITLQGVVAAFGRAVNRAIRERVDSSGGSDRHEG, translated from the coding sequence ATGTCCGCCGCCATCGACGGCTCCGCGATGAGCCCGACCCCCGACGACGGGGATCTCCTCACCGTCGACCAGCTCGCCGAGCGGACCGGGATGTCGGTGCGCACCATCCGCTTCTACGCGAGCAAGGGACTCATCCCCGCGCCCCGGCTGCGCGGCCGCACGGGTCTCTACGACGCCGCGCACCGCGCCCGGCTGGAGCTGATCGGCGAGCTCACCGGGCTGGGCTTCACCCTCGCCGCGATCGAACGGCAGCTGGAACGGGTACCGCTGGAGACCGCGCCGGAGGAGCTGGCCCTGCAGCGCGCGCTGCTCACGCCCTGGCTGCCCGAGGTCGACGAGGAGCTGGACCGGGCCGGGCTCGACCGGCGCGCGGGTCGCCGTCTGTCCGACGACGACGTCACCACCCTCGAACGGCTCGGCGCGCTGACCCGGCTGCCCGGCGACGGCCCGGCGACCGTCCGGCTGCACGGCGCGGTCGCGCTCGGCTCCGCGCTGGAGGCTCTGGACTCCGGCCTGCCCCCCGAGCTGTGGAAGCGTTCGCACGACCTCATCGAGCGGCACACCGCCGCGCTCGCCGAGGACCTGATGACGCTGTTCCAGGACGAGGTCCTGCAGCCCTACCGGGACCGCGGCCGCCCCGCCGACGAGCGGCGACGGCTCGCCGCCGCCTTCTCCCGGCTCAAGCCGATCACCCTGCAGGGCGTCGTCGCAGCGTTCGGGCGGGCGGTCAACCGGGCCATCCGGGAGCGCGTCGACTCCTCCGGGGGCTCCGACCGGCACGAGGGGTGA
- a CDS encoding acetyl-CoA C-acetyltransferase has protein sequence MSEIPEAYIYDAIRTPRGRGKASGSLHEVKPISLVTGLIDAVRERNPQLDTNTIDDLVLGVVSPVGDQGGDIAKTAAIAAGLPDTVAGVQLNRFCASGLEAVNTATQKVRSGMEELVLAGGVEGMSRVPMGSDGGAWAMDPDTAYETGFVPQGIGADLIATLEGYSRTDVDTFAVESQTRAAKAWADGRFANSIIPVKDRNGLTILDRDEHIRAGATVEALGGLKPSFEMMGRDGGFDAVALQKYHWVEKIDHVHHAGNSSGIVDGAALTLIGTEAAGKANGLTPRARIVATALSGADPTIMLTGPAPAARKALAKAGLSVGDIDLFEINEAFAAVALRFMRDMDISHEITNVNGGAIAMGHPLGATGAMILGTLVDELERRDLRRGLATLCVGGGMGIATIVERV, from the coding sequence ATGAGCGAGATTCCCGAGGCCTACATCTACGACGCGATCCGTACACCGCGCGGACGGGGCAAGGCCTCCGGTTCGCTGCACGAGGTCAAGCCGATCTCCCTGGTGACCGGGCTGATCGACGCGGTCCGCGAGCGCAACCCGCAGCTCGACACGAACACGATCGACGACCTGGTGCTCGGCGTCGTCTCGCCCGTCGGCGACCAGGGCGGCGACATCGCCAAGACCGCCGCCATCGCCGCGGGCCTGCCCGACACCGTCGCCGGTGTGCAGCTCAACCGCTTCTGCGCGTCCGGCCTGGAGGCCGTGAACACCGCGACCCAGAAGGTCCGCTCCGGCATGGAGGAGCTCGTCCTCGCCGGTGGCGTCGAGGGCATGAGCCGTGTCCCGATGGGCTCGGACGGCGGCGCCTGGGCGATGGACCCCGACACCGCCTATGAGACCGGCTTCGTGCCGCAGGGCATCGGCGCCGACCTCATCGCGACGCTCGAGGGCTACAGCCGCACCGACGTCGACACCTTCGCCGTGGAGTCGCAGACCCGGGCCGCGAAGGCGTGGGCCGACGGTCGCTTCGCGAACTCGATCATCCCGGTGAAGGACCGCAACGGCCTGACGATCCTCGACCGCGACGAGCACATCCGCGCCGGCGCGACCGTGGAGGCGCTGGGCGGGCTCAAGCCGTCGTTCGAGATGATGGGCCGCGACGGCGGGTTCGACGCCGTGGCGCTGCAGAAGTACCACTGGGTCGAGAAGATCGACCACGTCCACCACGCGGGCAACAGCTCCGGCATCGTCGACGGTGCGGCGCTCACCCTCATCGGCACCGAGGCCGCCGGGAAGGCCAACGGCCTGACCCCGCGTGCGCGCATCGTCGCCACCGCGCTGTCCGGCGCCGACCCGACGATCATGCTGACCGGTCCGGCGCCCGCCGCGCGCAAGGCGCTGGCCAAGGCCGGGCTGTCGGTCGGCGACATCGACCTCTTCGAGATCAACGAGGCGTTCGCGGCCGTGGCCCTGCGCTTCATGCGCGACATGGACATCTCGCACGAGATCACCAACGTCAACGGTGGGGCCATCGCGATGGGCCACCCGCTGGGGGCCACCGGCGCGATGATCCTCGGCACCCTCGTCGACGAGCTGGAGCGCCGTGACCTGCGCCGCGGCCTGGCCACGCTGTGCGTGGGCGGCGGCATGGGCATCGCCACCATCGTCGAGCGCGTCTGA
- a CDS encoding 3-hydroxyacyl-CoA dehydrogenase NAD-binding domain-containing protein, with protein MSEQKAVRWETDGDGIAVVTLDDPASSANTMNDAYREAMREVVDDLEKHKDDIVGVVVTSAKKTFFAGGNLEQLSAAGPDDAEKIFELVTEVKAQLRKLETFGRPVASALVGTALGGGLEIALATHHRVGVDAKGVVYGLPEVSLGLLPGGGGVTRVTRMLGIANGFMNVLAQGQRHKPAKALELGLIDELVATREEAFDKARAWVLANPEHTTQPWDQPKYRIPGGTPSSPSLASILPAFPANLRKQLKGAPMPAPRNILAAAVEGSQVDFETAQRIEGRYFAELVTGQVSKNMTKAFFFDLNAINGGKSRPDGPAKWQPTKVAVLGAGMMGAGIAYVCSLAGWDVVLKDVSKEAAEKGKAYSQGLVEKGVKRGKTTQEKGDALLGRILPTDDYADLAGCDVVIEAVFESVELKQEVFREAAKYINSDALLCSNTSTLPITELAKGVDRPDDFIGLHFFSPVDKMPLVEIIKGERTNDEALAKAFDLTLGIRKTPIVVNDSRGFFTSRVIGTFINEGVAMIAEGIDPQTIEQASSQAGYPAPVLQLMDELTLTLPRKIREETKKGVEAAGGTWTPHPSDPVIDRLVDEFDRKGKSTGAGFYDYADGKRTGLWPGLREHFGATNHDVDLHELSERMLIIESIETVKCVDEGVLTTVADANIGSIFGIGFPAWTGGVLQYIEGYPGGPAGFVARADELKAKYGERFEVPQSLRDRAAKGESATAAA; from the coding sequence GTGAGTGAGCAGAAGGCCGTCCGCTGGGAGACCGACGGCGACGGCATCGCCGTCGTCACCCTCGACGACCCGGCCAGCAGCGCCAACACCATGAACGACGCCTACCGCGAGGCCATGCGGGAGGTCGTCGACGACCTGGAGAAGCACAAGGACGACATCGTCGGTGTCGTCGTCACCTCGGCCAAGAAGACCTTCTTCGCCGGCGGGAACCTCGAGCAGCTCAGCGCGGCCGGTCCCGACGACGCCGAGAAGATCTTCGAGCTGGTGACCGAGGTCAAGGCCCAGCTGCGCAAGCTGGAGACCTTCGGCCGCCCGGTCGCGTCCGCGCTCGTCGGCACCGCCCTGGGCGGTGGCCTGGAGATCGCGCTGGCGACCCACCACCGGGTCGGCGTCGACGCGAAGGGCGTCGTCTACGGCCTGCCCGAGGTGAGCCTGGGCCTGCTGCCCGGTGGCGGTGGCGTCACCCGCGTCACCCGCATGCTGGGCATCGCGAACGGCTTCATGAACGTCCTCGCGCAGGGCCAGCGGCACAAGCCGGCCAAGGCGCTGGAGCTGGGCCTGATCGACGAGCTCGTGGCCACCCGCGAGGAGGCCTTCGACAAGGCCCGCGCGTGGGTGCTCGCCAACCCCGAGCACACCACTCAGCCCTGGGACCAGCCGAAGTACCGGATCCCGGGTGGCACGCCGTCGAGCCCCTCGTTGGCCTCGATCCTCCCGGCGTTCCCGGCGAACCTGCGCAAGCAGCTCAAGGGTGCGCCGATGCCGGCCCCGCGCAACATCCTCGCGGCTGCCGTCGAGGGCAGCCAGGTCGACTTCGAGACCGCGCAGAGGATCGAGGGCCGCTACTTCGCGGAGCTCGTGACCGGCCAGGTCTCGAAGAACATGACCAAGGCGTTCTTCTTCGACCTCAACGCCATCAACGGCGGCAAGTCCCGCCCGGACGGCCCCGCGAAGTGGCAGCCGACCAAGGTCGCCGTGCTCGGCGCCGGGATGATGGGCGCGGGCATCGCCTACGTCTGCTCCCTCGCCGGCTGGGACGTCGTCCTCAAGGACGTCTCGAAGGAGGCCGCCGAGAAGGGCAAGGCCTACTCGCAGGGTCTCGTCGAGAAGGGCGTCAAGCGCGGGAAGACCACGCAGGAGAAGGGCGACGCGCTGCTCGGCCGCATCCTGCCGACCGACGACTACGCCGACCTCGCCGGCTGCGACGTCGTCATCGAGGCCGTCTTCGAGTCCGTCGAGCTGAAGCAGGAGGTGTTCCGCGAGGCCGCGAAGTACATCAACTCCGACGCGCTCCTGTGCTCGAACACCTCGACGCTGCCCATCACCGAGCTGGCCAAGGGCGTCGACCGCCCGGACGACTTCATCGGTCTGCACTTCTTCTCGCCGGTCGACAAGATGCCGCTGGTCGAGATCATCAAGGGTGAGCGCACGAACGACGAGGCCCTGGCCAAGGCGTTCGACCTGACGCTGGGGATCAGGAAGACCCCGATCGTCGTCAACGACTCCCGCGGCTTCTTCACCAGCCGCGTGATCGGCACCTTCATCAACGAGGGCGTCGCGATGATCGCCGAGGGCATCGACCCGCAGACGATCGAGCAGGCGTCGTCGCAGGCCGGTTACCCGGCCCCGGTGCTGCAGCTGATGGACGAGCTGACCCTCACGCTGCCGCGCAAGATCCGCGAGGAGACGAAGAAGGGCGTCGAGGCCGCCGGCGGCACCTGGACCCCGCACCCGTCCGACCCGGTGATCGACCGGCTGGTCGACGAGTTCGACCGCAAGGGCAAGAGCACCGGCGCCGGGTTCTACGACTACGCCGACGGCAAGCGCACCGGACTCTGGCCCGGTCTGCGCGAGCACTTCGGCGCGACGAACCACGACGTCGACCTGCACGAGCTGTCCGAGCGGATGCTCATCATCGAGTCGATCGAGACCGTGAAGTGCGTCGACGAGGGCGTGCTGACCACCGTCGCCGACGCCAACATCGGCTCGATCTTCGGTATCGGCTTCCCGGCCTGGACCGGCGGCGTGCTGCAGTACATCGAGGGCTACCCCGGTGGCCCGGCCGGCTTCGTGGCCCGCGCCGACGAGCTGAAGGCGAAGTACGGCGAGCGCTTCGAGGTCCCGCAGTCGCTGCGTGACCGCGCGGCGAAGGGGGAGTCGGCCACCGCGGCCGCCTGA
- a CDS encoding DUF1330 domain-containing protein, translating to MAVNPSGADMKAFLAEDPDQPIVMLNLLRFAEGGEARYDDYVSHFRATAARFGAEVVYFGRGLAPVVAEPGQEWDAVLLVSYPSRRAFSEMVRDPGYQEGTHIRTEALVEATLQPTVPR from the coding sequence ATGGCAGTGAACCCGTCCGGCGCGGACATGAAGGCCTTCCTCGCCGAGGACCCCGACCAGCCGATCGTGATGCTGAACCTGCTGCGCTTCGCCGAGGGCGGCGAGGCCCGCTACGACGACTACGTCTCCCACTTCCGGGCCACCGCCGCCCGGTTCGGCGCCGAGGTCGTCTACTTCGGGCGCGGGCTGGCACCGGTCGTCGCCGAGCCGGGCCAGGAGTGGGACGCGGTGCTCCTGGTGTCCTACCCGAGCCGGCGGGCCTTCTCCGAGATGGTCCGCGACCCCGGCTACCAGGAGGGGACCCACATCCGGACCGAGGCACTGGTCGAGGCGACGCTGCAGCCCACCGTGCCCCGCTGA
- a CDS encoding Dabb family protein gives MIRNVVVGRLKDGVDPAEIEKGLQALRDLRIEGLDLDLKAGPDLGLREGNAHVVLTLDLPDEESYHVYDADDEHNRIRRELFAPLCSSIERIQFRLS, from the coding sequence ATGATCCGCAACGTGGTGGTCGGCCGGCTGAAGGACGGCGTGGACCCGGCCGAGATCGAGAAGGGCCTCCAGGCGCTGCGCGACCTGCGCATCGAGGGCCTCGACCTCGACCTGAAGGCCGGCCCGGACCTGGGGCTGCGTGAGGGCAACGCGCACGTCGTGCTCACCCTCGACCTGCCCGACGAGGAGTCCTACCACGTCTACGACGCCGACGACGAGCACAACCGGATCCGCCGCGAGCTGTTCGCCCCGCTCTGCTCGTCGATCGAGCGGATCCAGTTCCGCCTCTCCTGA
- a CDS encoding DedA family protein, with product MTQWVFDIVDRLGAAGIGLLIFLENVVPPIPSEVILPLGGFRASTGAMDPVAVWAAATMGAVAGALVLYALGHWLGYERVHRLCGRRWFVVSSQKDLEKGLALFERWGNWFVLGGRCIPIVRSLISIPAGIARMPLLRFTALSALGSGVWNALFVYLGFVLGERWEVIEVYMSPISKVVAVLGAAAIVWLVVRKLRQRRHRDAGVSTGTG from the coding sequence GTGACGCAGTGGGTGTTCGACATCGTGGACCGGCTCGGTGCCGCCGGCATCGGGTTGCTGATCTTCCTGGAGAACGTGGTCCCACCGATCCCGTCGGAGGTGATCCTCCCGCTGGGTGGCTTCCGCGCCTCGACCGGCGCGATGGACCCGGTCGCGGTCTGGGCGGCGGCCACGATGGGAGCCGTCGCCGGGGCGCTGGTCCTCTACGCGCTGGGCCACTGGCTCGGGTACGAGCGGGTGCACCGGCTCTGCGGTCGTCGCTGGTTCGTCGTCTCCAGCCAGAAGGACCTGGAGAAGGGGCTCGCGCTGTTCGAGCGGTGGGGGAACTGGTTCGTCCTCGGTGGGCGCTGCATCCCGATCGTGCGCAGCCTGATCTCGATCCCGGCCGGGATCGCCCGGATGCCGCTGCTGCGGTTCACCGCGCTGTCCGCGCTCGGCAGTGGTGTGTGGAACGCGCTGTTCGTCTACCTCGGGTTCGTGCTCGGCGAGCGCTGGGAGGTCATCGAGGTCTACATGTCCCCGATCAGCAAGGTCGTCGCCGTGCTCGGCGCGGCGGCGATCGTATGGCTGGTCGTGCGGAAGCTCCGGCAGCGCCGCCACCGCGACGCCGGGGTGTCGACCGGGACCGGCTGA
- a CDS encoding ATP-binding cassette domain-containing protein — translation MRLVGIHHTHPSGAVALRGADLDVDPAVPTVVRGGNGAGKSTLLRIAAGALAPTAGEVEDVPEVVGYLPDRFPAARKLTPRRWLDHIARVRGVDVDDAADRAEVLLTELGYDGDDDGPMADLSTGNARKVGLVQALACEPGVLVLDEPWNGLDDDAADALTRLLTARAAPTLLTDHTGTAAGLPGARLHRLREGRIATASDPDSVPLPTAPPPGAMMRLDMACAGDPRPLLERVLPPARVEGAAPGRFTVRVPAPESDAWLAAALAAGCAVRSVRPVRPAPREGGR, via the coding sequence GTGCGCCTGGTCGGGATCCACCACACCCACCCGTCGGGGGCGGTCGCCCTGCGCGGTGCCGACCTCGACGTCGACCCTGCCGTGCCGACCGTCGTGCGGGGAGGCAACGGGGCGGGCAAGTCCACGCTGCTGCGGATCGCCGCCGGTGCACTCGCCCCGACCGCGGGCGAGGTCGAGGACGTCCCCGAGGTCGTCGGCTACCTGCCCGACCGGTTCCCGGCCGCCCGCAAGCTGACCCCGCGACGCTGGCTCGACCACATCGCCCGGGTGCGCGGCGTCGACGTCGACGACGCCGCCGACCGCGCCGAGGTGCTGCTGACCGAGCTCGGGTACGACGGCGACGACGACGGGCCGATGGCCGACCTGTCCACCGGCAACGCCCGCAAGGTCGGGCTGGTGCAGGCGCTGGCCTGCGAGCCCGGCGTGCTCGTGCTCGACGAACCCTGGAACGGTCTCGACGACGACGCCGCGGACGCCCTGACCCGGCTGCTCACCGCCCGCGCCGCCCCGACCCTGCTGACCGACCACACCGGTACCGCGGCCGGTCTGCCCGGCGCCCGCCTCCACCGGCTGCGCGAGGGCCGGATCGCGACCGCCTCCGACCCGGACTCCGTGCCGTTGCCGACCGCGCCGCCGCCCGGGGCGATGATGCGCCTGGACATGGCCTGTGCGGGAGACCCCCGCCCGCTGCTGGAACGGGTGCTGCCGCCCGCCCGTGTCGAGGGTGCGGCGCCGGGCCGGTTCACCGTGCGGGTCCCCGCCCCCGAGAGCGACGCCTGGCTGGCGGCCGCGCTCGCCGCGGGCTGCGCGGTCCGCTCGGTGCGGCCGGTCCGCCCGGCTCCCCGGGAGGGCGGCCGGTGA
- a CDS encoding TetR/AcrR family transcriptional regulator gives MNASRTARERARAELVAEITAAARRQLAETGAAALSMRAVSREIGMVSSALHRYFPTRDDLLTALIVQSYDGLADALAAADPGTGPAEHWRGIAQALRGWALAHPHEYALIYGSPVPGYRAPTGTVPVAARVLEPLARALTAAHAAGTLPAATDPDPALAGDAVRIRATLGLPDLPDGAVLAALTAWTGLFGHLSFELFGQFENAVDARDALFAGTVERLGQVAGLI, from the coding sequence GTGAACGCCTCCCGCACCGCCCGCGAGCGGGCCCGCGCCGAGCTCGTCGCCGAGATCACCGCGGCGGCCCGGCGGCAGCTGGCCGAGACCGGCGCGGCCGCGCTGTCCATGCGCGCGGTGTCCCGAGAGATCGGGATGGTGTCCTCGGCGCTGCACCGCTACTTCCCCACCCGCGACGACCTGCTCACCGCCCTGATCGTGCAGAGCTACGACGGGCTCGCCGACGCCCTCGCCGCGGCCGACCCCGGCACCGGCCCGGCGGAGCACTGGCGGGGCATCGCGCAGGCCCTGCGCGGCTGGGCGCTGGCCCATCCGCACGAGTACGCGTTGATCTACGGCTCCCCCGTACCGGGCTACCGTGCGCCGACCGGCACCGTCCCCGTCGCGGCCCGGGTCCTGGAACCGCTCGCCCGCGCGCTCACCGCCGCGCACGCCGCGGGCACGCTCCCCGCGGCGACCGACCCGGATCCCGCACTCGCCGGCGACGCCGTCCGCATCCGGGCCACGCTGGGTCTCCCGGACCTGCCCGACGGGGCCGTGCTCGCCGCCCTCACCGCCTGGACCGGGCTGTTCGGGCACCTGTCCTTCGAGCTGTTCGGCCAGTTCGAGAACGCAGTCGACGCCCGCGACGCCCTGTTCGCGGGCACCGTCGAACGCCTCGGTCAGGTCGCGGGCCTGATCTGA
- a CDS encoding DMT family transporter — protein sequence MTGTGMRIAAAAGVTVLAWASAFVAIRAVGPAFGAGALALGRLAVGGAALTLAVLASRSWVRPTAREWLLMVVCGVSWFAVYNVALNAAEERLDAGTAAMLVNVGPILIALSAGVVLREGFPRPLLAGAGIGFAGAVLIGFATSGDGPAGAGGPVGALLCLLAAATWTIGVLAQKPVLRRLPAVQVTQVACVVGAVVTLPWAGDLVDGLGTVSGPEIAGMVYLGLVPTALAFGTWAYALSRTDAGQLGVTTYLVPTLVVLMAWPVLGELPPPLALLGGVLALTGVALSRYRGRPARESRVAAGGVPGSGGDRGPR from the coding sequence GTGACGGGAACAGGGATGCGGATCGCCGCGGCGGCCGGGGTGACCGTGCTGGCGTGGGCGTCGGCGTTCGTGGCGATCCGGGCCGTGGGGCCGGCGTTCGGCGCCGGTGCGCTCGCGCTCGGACGACTGGCGGTCGGCGGGGCCGCGCTCACGCTCGCCGTGCTGGCATCGCGGTCCTGGGTGCGGCCGACCGCGCGGGAGTGGCTGCTGATGGTGGTGTGCGGGGTGAGCTGGTTCGCCGTGTACAACGTCGCGCTGAACGCGGCCGAGGAACGCCTCGACGCCGGGACCGCGGCGATGCTGGTGAACGTCGGACCGATCCTCATCGCGCTCTCCGCCGGCGTCGTGCTGCGGGAGGGCTTCCCGCGCCCGCTGCTGGCGGGCGCCGGGATCGGGTTCGCGGGGGCCGTGCTGATCGGGTTCGCCACCTCGGGCGACGGCCCGGCCGGCGCCGGGGGCCCGGTGGGCGCGCTGCTGTGCCTGCTGGCCGCCGCGACCTGGACGATCGGGGTGCTCGCCCAGAAACCCGTGCTCCGGCGCCTGCCCGCGGTGCAGGTCACCCAGGTCGCCTGCGTGGTCGGAGCGGTCGTCACGCTGCCGTGGGCCGGCGACCTGGTCGACGGTCTCGGCACGGTGTCCGGGCCGGAGATCGCCGGGATGGTCTACCTCGGGCTCGTCCCGACGGCGCTCGCGTTCGGGACCTGGGCGTACGCGCTGTCGCGGACCGACGCGGGACAGCTCGGCGTCACCACCTACCTCGTCCCGACGCTGGTGGTGCTCATGGCGTGGCCGGTACTCGGGGAGCTGCCGCCGCCGCTGGCGCTGCTCGGCGGCGTGCTCGCGCTGACGGGGGTGGCGCTGTCCCGCTACCGGGGGCGGCCGGCGCGGGAGAGCCGGGTCGCGGCGGGCGGGGTGCCGGGGTCCGGCGGGGACCGGGGCCCGCGGTGA